A genomic window from Sphingobacterium spiritivorum includes:
- a CDS encoding glycosyltransferase family 2 protein: protein MKNYPRVAVVILNWNGAFFLEKFLPSVYNSAYPNIEFVIGDNNSTDNSIEFVQNYYPHITIIQNDTNYGFAGGYNKVLEQVEADYYVLLNSDVEVTENWIAPVIDMLEADPDMVAAQPKILAYHDKQKFEHAGGAGGFIDAYGYPFCRGRIMDHLEEDHGQYNDTKEIFWASGAAFFIKSDAWREANGFDTDFFAHMEEIDLCWRLKKMDYKIGYCPQSTVYHVGGGTLNTSNPKKTYLNFRNNLLMLQKNLPFWTGIWVIFARLWLDLAAIFKFLAEKKFKDAWAVSRAHQYFFLNIFKTAEKRKEQIRFENKKGKYRGCVIWEYFMNKRRKFSDLPVENFE from the coding sequence ATGAAAAATTATCCCAGAGTAGCGGTTGTTATCCTGAACTGGAACGGAGCATTTTTTCTTGAAAAATTCCTGCCTTCAGTATACAATAGCGCTTATCCTAATATTGAATTTGTAATTGGAGATAATAACTCTACGGACAATTCTATAGAATTTGTTCAAAACTATTATCCCCATATTACGATTATACAAAACGATACAAATTATGGTTTTGCCGGAGGCTACAACAAAGTGCTCGAACAGGTAGAAGCCGATTATTATGTATTGCTGAATTCAGATGTCGAAGTGACTGAAAACTGGATTGCTCCTGTCATCGATATGCTGGAAGCAGATCCGGACATGGTTGCAGCCCAACCCAAGATATTAGCCTACCACGATAAGCAGAAATTTGAACATGCGGGTGGTGCCGGCGGTTTTATCGATGCTTATGGTTACCCTTTCTGCAGAGGCCGTATTATGGATCATCTGGAGGAAGATCATGGCCAATATAATGATACTAAAGAAATCTTCTGGGCCTCGGGAGCTGCATTTTTTATTAAATCCGACGCCTGGAGAGAAGCGAATGGCTTTGATACCGATTTCTTTGCTCATATGGAAGAAATCGACCTGTGCTGGAGACTCAAAAAAATGGATTATAAAATCGGATATTGCCCTCAATCGACGGTGTATCATGTAGGCGGCGGAACACTCAACACCAGCAATCCGAAAAAGACATATCTGAATTTCAGAAACAATCTGTTGATGTTACAGAAGAATCTTCCCTTCTGGACGGGTATATGGGTTATTTTTGCGCGTTTGTGGCTGGATCTTGCAGCAATATTTAAGTTTTTAGCTGAAAAAAAATTCAAAGATGCCTGGGCTGTAAGTCGTGCACATCAATATTTTTTCCTGAATATTTTCAAAACAGCAGAAAAACGTAAGGAACAGATTCGGTTTGAAAACAAAAAAGGAAAATACAGAGGTTGTGTTATATGGGAATATTTCATGAATAAACGTCGGAAATTCTCGGATCTTCCTGTTGAAAATTTCGAATAA
- a CDS encoding lysophospholipid acyltransferase family protein, with amino-acid sequence MKIKLLSGILFCLSILPFWVLYALSDLFYYLLFYGIKYRKKVVLENLKNAFPEKTEEERLLIAKRFYRFFPDLVIEAVKMASISAKQVKERIELINPEEVYRHFDAGKSVIGVTAHYCNWELGIHRLSLMTTNPVLIIYKPLNNIAFNTLYNNIRSRFGAQMVPMKQILRAIIRLKKQPHISMFVADQTPVYQDSDYFLEFLHQETLVYTGTERIARMTHDPVVYCHIGRKEKRGYYYCKFTTLVEDVSLYAEHEITHLHNKFTEDIIKEKPEYWLWSHRRWKRKRRK; translated from the coding sequence ATGAAAATCAAATTGTTGTCAGGTATACTTTTCTGCCTTTCTATCTTACCCTTTTGGGTTCTTTATGCGCTATCCGATCTTTTCTATTATCTGCTTTTTTACGGGATCAAATACCGCAAAAAGGTAGTACTGGAAAATCTAAAAAATGCATTTCCGGAAAAGACAGAAGAAGAAAGACTACTGATCGCTAAAAGATTTTACCGATTCTTTCCTGATCTGGTAATAGAAGCTGTCAAAATGGCAAGTATCTCGGCTAAACAGGTCAAGGAACGTATAGAACTGATCAATCCGGAAGAAGTATACCGTCATTTTGATGCAGGCAAGTCCGTAATAGGTGTGACGGCACATTATTGTAATTGGGAATTAGGTATCCACCGGCTAAGTCTGATGACTACGAATCCGGTGTTGATCATATACAAACCGCTTAATAATATCGCTTTCAATACCCTTTATAACAATATAAGAAGCCGTTTTGGAGCACAGATGGTACCTATGAAGCAAATTTTGAGAGCTATCATACGGTTAAAAAAACAACCTCATATCAGTATGTTTGTCGCAGACCAGACGCCGGTTTATCAGGATTCAGATTACTTTCTGGAATTTCTACATCAGGAGACACTGGTGTATACCGGTACCGAACGCATCGCCCGTATGACACATGATCCTGTTGTATATTGTCATATCGGACGTAAAGAAAAAAGAGGTTATTATTACTGTAAATTTACTACATTAGTAGAAGATGTATCGCTGTATGCGGAGCACGAAATTACCCATTTGCACAACAAATTTACAGAGGACATTATCAAAGAAAAACCTGAATACTGGCTGTGGTCTCACAGACGTTGGAAACGTAAACGTAGAAAATGA
- a CDS encoding WbqC family protein, whose translation MSNHILLPACYLPPVSYFHVIKQHDLPLFLEKKEHYPKQTYRNRTSIMTSNGKLDLTVPIMHKRKDHVAMGDIRINYDHNWQRLHWLSLQTAYRSSAYFEYYEDDFAHFYKQEYEFLYELNKEQLLLMLKLLKLNRTVTDTEIYVKEDENAIDLRSLMHPKKPLLQEPVIPYYQVFENNNGFMPNLSIIDLLFNQGPQAKNFL comes from the coding sequence ATGTCAAATCATATCTTATTGCCGGCATGCTATCTGCCTCCTGTTTCTTATTTTCATGTAATCAAACAACATGACTTGCCTTTGTTTCTGGAGAAAAAAGAACATTATCCAAAGCAGACATACAGAAACAGAACGAGTATCATGACTTCAAACGGCAAACTGGATTTGACGGTTCCGATCATGCATAAACGTAAAGATCATGTTGCTATGGGGGATATCCGGATTAATTATGATCACAACTGGCAAAGATTACATTGGCTGAGTCTGCAGACTGCGTACAGAAGTTCAGCTTATTTCGAGTATTATGAGGATGATTTTGCACATTTCTATAAACAGGAATACGAATTTCTGTATGAATTGAATAAAGAACAACTTTTATTGATGCTGAAGCTGCTGAAACTAAACAGAACAGTAACAGATACGGAGATCTATGTCAAAGAAGATGAAAATGCAATTGATCTTCGTTCTCTGATGCATCCTAAAAAACCTTTGTTACAGGAACCGGTTATTCCGTATTACCAGGTTTTTGAAAACAACAACGGCTTTATGCCGAATCTGAGTATTATAGATTTGCTCTTCAACCAGGGACCTCAGGCAAAAAACTTTTTGTAG
- a CDS encoding ABC1 kinase family protein, whose translation MIYEISKIKRVGRIAKILSQYGFGELISRSNIDTFVPDSLLHLNSDTEKLFEKDFNVRVRLAIEELGPTFIKLGQLLSNREDIIPKDLRDELVKLQDNVPPEEMDVRQKLREHFDIVPEDHFEYIDGKPLAAASIGQVYKVRLKSGKDAVLKIKRSNIREVITADLAFIKDLTRFLESKYEVIYKMNLYQIILSFENSLMRELSFVNELNNMERFRKNFKDNTQVYVPKVYRAYSDDEMLCMEFIDGVKINDVEGLKALGLDPKSIVQQGLDLYLEQVLVHGFFHADPHPGNVFVNKKGQIVFIDFGAMGMMIPMDRKLIEAMVINFLMKDARDLIRNIKKLAVVQHIEDERRLERDAYEIFDILDQNSLANIEISVLLRMVNNTLQHNHILMPDFIYILIRGIVLLEGIGRQLDADLNIPKSISPFADRIAKQKISPGYIREQTIEKAKFLKGLWSDIPEDAIALLDKVKNDKILLNHRLRDFDSFQLILHRMGNKLMLSILAMTFGIGASILAHGRVGYLLWDVPLLSWLGFLMSFLLTVALLLQLFRSK comes from the coding sequence ATGATATATGAAATATCGAAAATAAAAAGGGTAGGACGTATAGCTAAAATCTTGTCCCAATATGGATTTGGCGAACTAATCTCCCGTTCTAATATAGATACTTTTGTGCCGGACAGTCTGTTACATCTGAACAGTGATACAGAAAAGCTCTTCGAAAAAGATTTTAACGTACGTGTCAGACTGGCTATAGAAGAACTAGGTCCTACATTTATTAAACTGGGGCAATTGCTGAGCAACAGAGAAGATATTATCCCAAAAGATCTGCGTGATGAACTGGTTAAGTTGCAGGATAATGTCCCTCCTGAAGAAATGGATGTCAGGCAGAAACTTCGTGAACATTTTGATATTGTACCGGAAGATCATTTTGAATATATTGACGGAAAGCCTCTTGCAGCAGCATCTATTGGTCAGGTGTATAAAGTTCGTCTCAAGTCCGGTAAAGATGCTGTTCTCAAGATAAAAAGAAGCAATATCCGGGAAGTCATTACCGCAGATCTGGCTTTTATCAAAGATCTTACAAGATTTCTGGAGAGTAAGTATGAGGTCATTTATAAGATGAACCTTTATCAGATTATTCTGTCATTTGAAAATTCGCTTATGCGCGAGTTGTCTTTTGTAAATGAGCTGAATAATATGGAACGTTTCCGTAAGAATTTCAAAGACAATACTCAGGTGTACGTACCAAAGGTATACCGGGCCTATTCGGATGATGAAATGCTTTGTATGGAGTTTATTGACGGGGTCAAGATCAACGATGTTGAGGGACTGAAAGCATTAGGCTTAGATCCGAAATCAATTGTTCAGCAAGGACTTGATCTGTATCTGGAACAGGTGCTTGTACATGGTTTTTTCCATGCTGATCCGCATCCGGGAAATGTATTTGTCAATAAGAAAGGTCAAATAGTTTTTATAGATTTCGGAGCTATGGGGATGATGATTCCTATGGACAGAAAGCTGATCGAAGCTATGGTCATTAATTTTTTGATGAAAGACGCGAGAGATCTGATCCGTAACATCAAAAAATTAGCTGTTGTACAACATATTGAAGATGAGCGAAGGCTTGAGCGCGACGCTTATGAGATCTTCGATATTCTGGATCAAAATTCATTAGCCAACATTGAGATTTCAGTCTTGTTGCGTATGGTAAATAACACCTTGCAGCATAATCATATTCTGATGCCTGACTTTATTTATATTCTGATACGGGGTATTGTATTATTGGAAGGAATAGGCAGGCAACTGGATGCAGATCTCAATATTCCAAAAAGTATTTCCCCGTTTGCGGACAGAATAGCGAAGCAAAAAATATCTCCCGGATATATCAGAGAACAGACTATAGAGAAGGCGAAGTTTTTAAAGGGATTGTGGAGCGATATTCCGGAGGATGCCATAGCATTGCTGGATAAGGTTAAGAATGATAAAATACTTCTTAACCACCGACTCCGGGATTTTGACAGTTTTCAGCTAATTCTGCACCGGATGGGCAATAAACTTATGTTGTCCATATTAGCTATGACATTTGGGATAGGAGCAAGTATTCTGGCACACGGTAGAGTAGGATATTTGCTGTGGGATGTACCTCTGCTTTCCTGGTTAGGGTTTCTGATGAGTTTCTTATTAACTGTAGCTTTGCTGCTGCAATTGTTCCGGTCAAAATAA
- the lon gene encoding endopeptidase La encodes MSKFEPFDFNQAIPIINEDTEFFPLLSQQDEDEMSNADIPEVLAILPLRNTVLFPGVVIPITVGRDKSIKLVKDAYKGDKTIGVVSQKDMTIEDPNVEQLNKIGTVANIIKVLQMPDGNTTVIIQGKQRFKLTEAIQSEPYLKAKVERFKEEKPKVNKEFKALISSIKELALQIIQLSPNLPSEAGIAIKNIESPTFLVNFIASNMSLEVESKQELLEMKDFGKRAKQLLEYLTTEIQLLELKNQIQNKVRIDLDKQQRDYFLNQQIKTIQEELGGSTPDLELEELKKRAKSKKWKDDVAKHFNKEIEKLARINPAAADYSVQLNYLELLLDLPWGEFTKDNFDLARAQKVLDKDHYGLEKVKQRIVEYLAVLKLKNDMKAPILCLVGPPGVGKTSLGKSIARALGRKYTRMALGGVRDEAEIRGHRKTYIGAMPGRIVQSLKKAGTSNPVFVLDEIDKIGADFKGDPSSALLEVLDPEQNTAFYDHYVEMEYDLSKVMFIATANSLNGVQPALLDRMEIIEVNGYTIEEKIEIAKKHLLPKQREMHGLQTKDVAMRPKVVEKIIEDYTRESGVRGLEKKIGSVVRGIATRIVMQKEYDPNVSEADIEQILGAPIFDKDMYENNDVAGVVTGLAWTSVGGDILFIESSLSPGKGKLSLTGNLGEVMKESASIAMAYLRSHAEDFGINYKVFDQWDVNIHVPAGATPKDGPSAGVTMLTALTSLFTQRQVKAKLAMTGEITLRGKVLPVGGIKEKILAAKRANIKEIILCKSNQKDIIEIKEDYIKDLTFHYVTEMSEVIKLALLDKKVKNAKVLDLNSKEG; translated from the coding sequence ATGAGCAAATTTGAGCCCTTTGATTTCAATCAAGCCATTCCCATTATAAACGAAGACACTGAATTTTTCCCTTTACTATCCCAACAGGATGAAGATGAGATGAGCAATGCTGACATACCGGAAGTATTAGCAATCTTACCTCTTCGCAATACCGTGTTATTTCCCGGTGTTGTGATCCCTATCACTGTAGGCAGGGACAAATCCATCAAGTTGGTAAAGGATGCTTACAAAGGCGACAAAACAATAGGTGTCGTTTCCCAAAAGGATATGACTATTGAAGATCCGAATGTTGAACAACTCAACAAAATCGGAACAGTAGCCAATATCATTAAGGTGCTGCAGATGCCTGACGGCAACACAACTGTCATTATTCAGGGTAAACAACGCTTCAAACTGACAGAAGCTATTCAGTCAGAGCCGTATCTGAAAGCAAAAGTAGAGCGATTCAAGGAAGAAAAACCAAAGGTTAATAAAGAATTCAAGGCGCTTATTTCTTCGATTAAAGAACTGGCGTTGCAAATTATTCAATTGTCTCCGAATCTGCCAAGTGAAGCAGGTATTGCTATAAAAAATATCGAAAGTCCGACTTTCCTTGTCAATTTCATTGCTTCCAACATGAGTCTGGAAGTAGAAAGTAAACAGGAATTACTGGAAATGAAAGACTTCGGAAAACGTGCAAAGCAATTGCTGGAATATCTTACAACCGAAATCCAGTTGCTTGAACTAAAAAATCAGATTCAGAATAAAGTACGTATAGATCTGGACAAACAACAGCGTGATTATTTTCTTAATCAGCAGATCAAAACTATTCAGGAGGAATTGGGTGGCAGCACTCCGGATCTCGAACTGGAAGAACTGAAGAAACGCGCCAAATCCAAAAAATGGAAGGATGATGTCGCCAAACATTTCAATAAAGAAATTGAAAAATTAGCCCGTATCAATCCTGCAGCAGCAGATTACTCCGTTCAGCTGAATTATCTGGAACTGCTGTTGGATCTGCCATGGGGAGAATTTACCAAAGACAATTTTGATCTTGCCCGTGCACAGAAAGTACTGGACAAAGATCACTACGGCCTGGAAAAAGTAAAGCAGCGTATCGTTGAATATCTTGCCGTACTGAAGCTTAAAAATGATATGAAAGCGCCGATTCTGTGTCTGGTAGGTCCTCCGGGAGTGGGTAAAACTTCCTTAGGAAAATCAATTGCGCGTGCTTTGGGTCGTAAATATACCCGTATGGCTCTGGGTGGTGTACGTGATGAGGCAGAGATAAGAGGACACCGTAAGACTTACATTGGTGCCATGCCGGGACGCATTGTACAATCCCTGAAAAAAGCAGGAACCTCAAACCCGGTATTTGTACTGGATGAGATTGACAAAATAGGTGCTGATTTCAAAGGAGATCCTTCTTCTGCTTTACTGGAAGTACTTGATCCGGAACAAAACACGGCTTTCTACGATCATTATGTGGAGATGGAATACGATTTATCGAAGGTAATGTTTATTGCTACGGCAAACTCATTAAATGGTGTACAGCCGGCCTTACTGGACCGTATGGAAATCATCGAGGTCAACGGATATACAATAGAAGAAAAGATAGAGATAGCGAAAAAACACCTTCTTCCGAAACAGCGCGAGATGCACGGTCTACAGACCAAGGATGTAGCTATGCGTCCAAAAGTGGTGGAAAAAATTATAGAAGATTATACACGTGAATCAGGTGTCCGCGGTCTGGAAAAGAAAATAGGTTCTGTAGTGCGCGGTATCGCTACCCGTATCGTAATGCAAAAGGAGTATGATCCGAATGTGTCTGAAGCTGATATTGAACAGATTCTGGGAGCACCTATCTTTGATAAGGACATGTATGAAAATAACGATGTGGCAGGTGTAGTCACTGGTCTTGCATGGACTTCTGTAGGTGGCGACATTCTCTTTATAGAATCGAGCCTGAGCCCCGGAAAAGGTAAATTAAGCCTGACCGGCAATTTGGGGGAAGTTATGAAAGAATCTGCCAGTATAGCCATGGCTTATCTCAGATCTCATGCGGAAGATTTCGGTATCAATTATAAGGTATTTGATCAGTGGGATGTAAATATACACGTGCCGGCAGGTGCTACGCCGAAAGACGGCCCTTCGGCTGGTGTGACGATGCTGACCGCACTAACCTCATTATTCACACAAAGACAGGTCAAAGCCAAACTGGCTATGACAGGAGAGATCACGCTAAGAGGTAAAGTACTTCCTGTAGGCGGTATCAAAGAAAAGATACTGGCGGCCAAGCGGGCAAACATCAAAGAAATCATTCTCTGCAAATCCAATCAGAAAGATATTATAGAGATCAAAGAGGACTATATCAAAGACCTGACGTTTCATTATGTTACCGAAATGTCTGAGGTCATTAAATTAGCTTTACTGGACAAGAAAGTAAAAAACGCTAAAGTTCTGGATCTCAACAGCAAAGAAGGTTAA
- a CDS encoding tetratricopeptide repeat protein translates to MKLNFLNITLKNAKMGLATLALAFFALSASAQQKEQEHSNPNVRLGQKALLDGDFKSAATHLEKALPKEGSDPNVLYMLGYSQFHNGDFKKASDTFGKVVALDAKNGTAYYYKAKASNNLAVQTESKLSSASREQLLKTAIDDFSKAIAINASDAKLYQNRAIAYRDLGILVGTSGAANYNKAAATDAYNKAISDYQKLLSFDSSRKDIQREVKKATVYRDNLK, encoded by the coding sequence ATGAAACTTAATTTCTTAAACATCACTTTGAAAAATGCCAAAATGGGTTTGGCGACTCTAGCATTAGCTTTCTTCGCTCTTAGCGCTTCTGCTCAGCAAAAGGAACAAGAACACAGTAATCCTAATGTGAGATTGGGTCAAAAAGCACTATTGGACGGTGATTTCAAAAGTGCAGCAACACATTTGGAAAAAGCTCTTCCTAAAGAAGGCAGTGATCCGAACGTACTGTACATGTTGGGTTACTCACAATTCCATAATGGTGATTTCAAAAAAGCATCAGATACATTTGGTAAAGTAGTGGCTTTGGATGCTAAGAATGGAACAGCTTATTATTATAAAGCTAAAGCGTCAAATAACCTTGCTGTACAGACAGAGTCAAAACTTTCGAGCGCTAGCCGTGAACAATTGTTGAAAACGGCAATTGATGACTTTTCTAAAGCTATCGCTATCAATGCAAGTGATGCTAAATTATACCAGAACAGAGCTATTGCTTACCGTGATTTAGGTATTTTAGTAGGTACTTCAGGAGCCGCTAATTATAATAAAGCAGCTGCAACAGATGCTTACAATAAAGCGATTTCAGATTACCAAAAGTTGTTGTCATTTGATTCGTCAAGAAAAGACATTCAACGTGAAGTAAAGAAAGCTACAGTTTACAGAGACAATCTGAAGTAA
- a CDS encoding DUF3943 domain-containing protein — MPIQCINRAQLFFFLLSTILIGFQNPTLAQDFPFSTQLKDTTITDPYLRKTKLDSLRLPDYMDTLYASKKNFWRAATEWTLTQAFPASFNYFVRKDPYSHITFKNFMDHQRLSAWKWDDNEFMTNQISHPYHGQLYFNSFRSNGYSFTTSSLATLAGSYIWETGGETQAPSINDLVNTTYGGIVLGEMTHRIANNILAKPAYGFQKQANEVVAFLVNPINGLNRLLDGKWGKYEKRNLTDSSVITAEVDMGIRRFDTKVSNLLEKGKNAAYGRLRIIYSAGDSEYKKPFEEFYVNLELGSDDSSFVNSVNAYGVLYGEPLLIRLPGKHYGTITANYDFLYNEAFFYGGQSLNYNVLSTFNLGRKNKLKTAMGMGFVLLSAIPDPHLLYGESRNYNYGSGFSVKFDSELNLFGRLRIGVGYNGAYSYTWEKSGNASTYYLHAFSGNFGFRFYKDLSLNLNSGYYRLEGEFRDYPELDKTYPFARISLGYNIRF; from the coding sequence ATGCCGATTCAATGTATAAATAGAGCCCAGCTATTCTTTTTCCTGTTAAGTACGATACTAATCGGTTTTCAGAATCCAACATTGGCGCAGGATTTTCCATTTTCAACGCAACTAAAGGATACCACAATAACAGATCCCTATCTGAGAAAGACTAAACTGGATAGTCTTCGATTACCGGATTATATGGATACCCTATATGCCAGCAAAAAGAATTTCTGGAGGGCAGCGACAGAATGGACGCTTACCCAGGCTTTTCCGGCCTCATTCAACTATTTTGTACGAAAAGATCCTTATTCACATATCACTTTCAAAAATTTTATGGATCATCAGCGTTTAAGCGCATGGAAATGGGATGATAATGAATTTATGACTAATCAGATTTCCCATCCTTATCACGGGCAGTTATATTTTAATTCCTTTCGAAGCAATGGTTATTCATTTACGACCTCTTCACTTGCCACACTGGCAGGAAGCTATATCTGGGAGACAGGTGGAGAGACGCAGGCTCCGTCTATCAATGATCTGGTTAATACCACGTATGGTGGTATCGTGTTAGGAGAAATGACACATCGGATTGCAAATAATATACTTGCGAAACCTGCTTACGGCTTTCAGAAACAGGCGAATGAGGTAGTTGCATTTTTGGTCAATCCCATAAATGGCCTGAACCGTCTGCTGGATGGTAAATGGGGAAAGTATGAGAAGCGGAATCTGACAGACTCTTCTGTGATAACAGCAGAAGTGGATATGGGAATAAGACGGTTTGATACAAAAGTTTCCAACCTGCTGGAGAAAGGGAAAAATGCAGCATACGGCAGGTTGCGTATTATCTATTCTGCAGGTGACAGCGAGTATAAGAAACCCTTTGAAGAGTTCTATGTAAATCTGGAACTGGGAAGTGATGACAGTTCATTTGTCAATTCCGTCAATGCGTATGGTGTGCTTTATGGAGAGCCTCTATTGATCAGACTACCCGGCAAACATTACGGCACGATCACAGCCAACTATGATTTCCTGTACAATGAAGCGTTCTTTTATGGAGGACAGAGCCTGAACTACAATGTACTGTCAACGTTTAATCTGGGACGTAAGAATAAGCTAAAAACAGCTATGGGTATGGGGTTTGTTCTGTTATCCGCAATTCCGGATCCACATCTGCTATACGGAGAAAGTCGTAATTACAATTATGGTTCCGGATTCTCTGTAAAATTTGATTCCGAACTCAACCTCTTTGGTCGTTTACGAATAGGAGTCGGATACAACGGTGCATATTCGTATACCTGGGAGAAAAGCGGCAATGCATCCACCTATTACCTTCACGCTTTCTCCGGTAACTTTGGATTCAGGTTCTACAAAGATCTGTCCCTGAATCTCAATTCCGGTTATTATCGTCTTGAAGGCGAATTCAGAGATTACCCGGAACTGGACAAAACATACCCCTTTGCACGTATTTCACTGGGGTATAATATTCGGTTTTAG
- a CDS encoding DoxX family membrane protein gives MEHTDTPLYTQFFLRLTIGITILSAVADRFGLWPAANSVWGNMDHFIAYTGQITSFLPTVMTKLNAYFATAAEIILGILIILGFKTRIVAISCGILLLIFALSMTATLGIKSTFDFSVWIGSAASFLLATQEKFAFSLDEVLKKRNK, from the coding sequence ATGGAACATACTGATACCCCCCTTTATACACAGTTTTTTCTTCGGTTAACGATAGGCATTACAATTCTTTCTGCTGTTGCTGATCGTTTTGGATTATGGCCTGCAGCAAATTCTGTCTGGGGAAATATGGATCACTTTATTGCATACACAGGACAGATTACCTCATTTCTGCCGACCGTAATGACAAAGTTAAATGCCTACTTTGCTACTGCTGCTGAAATTATTTTAGGCATATTGATTATTCTTGGGTTTAAGACAAGAATAGTCGCAATTAGCTGTGGAATACTGTTGCTGATTTTTGCGCTTTCTATGACCGCGACATTGGGCATTAAATCTACTTTTGATTTTTCTGTATGGATAGGAAGTGCAGCATCTTTTCTGTTAGCAACCCAGGAGAAATTCGCCTTTAGTCTGGATGAAGTACTAAAAAAGAGAAATAAATAA
- a CDS encoding ABC transporter permease: protein MNKVLLIIKREYFSRVKKKSFLLLTFLVPLFFIGMYVLIFYLTKKSFEDSHATVYVIDNEGNTGALLKSNKNITYIESLKSLQDQKKDLDPEKDNSGILIIPKDFYKTTNIEYLTIGKAGVSTQSEIENQLEEIVRNYEYKEAGIDIKTLDNIRPKIHLVAKELTETGSEKASHTEVAMGIAMGLSILIYISLFLYGAQVMRGIIEEKSSRIVEVIISSVKPFQLMLGKIIGIGMVGLTQFILWLLLTVGLTTIATSTMLSKEDLTGAMNSQGQAQQLEAMNSSGFDFQEAMQSVNFPQLIICFFIFFIGGYLLYSALFAAAGSAVESETEASQFTMPITMPLLLTYILSFGVLVNDPNGPVATWLSFIPLTSPIAMLVRIPFGVPTWQIIVSALLLVGGFLLTTWVAARIYRVGILMYGKKASFKEMIKWFNYKR from the coding sequence ATGAATAAGGTATTATTGATTATAAAACGTGAATATTTTTCAAGAGTAAAAAAGAAATCTTTTTTACTGCTCACCTTTCTGGTGCCGTTATTCTTTATCGGGATGTATGTACTGATATTCTACTTAACAAAAAAGAGCTTTGAAGATTCTCATGCGACTGTTTATGTTATAGACAATGAAGGGAATACAGGCGCACTGTTAAAAAGCAATAAGAATATCACCTATATTGAATCCCTGAAGTCGCTTCAGGATCAGAAGAAAGATCTTGACCCGGAGAAAGACAATTCAGGTATTCTTATTATTCCGAAAGATTTTTATAAAACGACAAACATAGAATACTTAACAATAGGCAAAGCGGGTGTAAGTACCCAGTCTGAGATTGAAAATCAACTGGAAGAAATTGTCAGAAACTATGAATATAAGGAAGCAGGCATTGACATAAAGACCTTAGATAATATACGTCCTAAAATCCATCTTGTAGCCAAGGAATTAACAGAAACAGGTTCTGAAAAGGCCAGCCATACGGAGGTGGCCATGGGAATAGCGATGGGACTCTCTATTCTGATCTATATCTCTCTGTTCCTTTATGGTGCACAGGTGATGCGTGGTATTATTGAAGAAAAAAGCAGTCGTATAGTCGAAGTCATTATTTCCAGTGTAAAACCTTTCCAGCTTATGTTGGGAAAAATCATTGGAATCGGTATGGTGGGACTTACGCAGTTTATTCTATGGCTGCTGCTCACAGTAGGACTGACCACTATAGCGACTTCGACAATGTTGTCTAAAGAGGATCTCACCGGCGCCATGAACAGTCAGGGACAGGCACAACAACTGGAAGCTATGAATTCTTCGGGATTTGACTTTCAGGAAGCTATGCAATCTGTAAATTTCCCTCAGTTGATTATCTGTTTCTTTATTTTCTTTATCGGCGGATATCTGCTTTACAGTGCATTATTTGCCGCAGCAGGATCGGCAGTAGAAAGCGAAACTGAAGCATCCCAGTTTACAATGCCTATTACGATGCCGCTTTTGCTGACCTACATTCTGTCATTTGGTGTATTGGTCAATGATCCGAACGGGCCGGTTGCAACATGGCTGAGCTTTATTCCGCTCACCTCTCCTATTGCGATGCTCGTCAGAATTCCTTTCGGCGTCCCGACCTGGCAGATTATTGTGTCAGCTTTATTACTTGTAGGTGGATTTCTCCTGACCACATGGGTAGCTGCCCGGATTTACAGAGTAGGTATATTAATGTACGGTAAGAAAGCCAGCTTTAAGGAAATGATAAAATGGTTTAACTATAAACGTTAA